The following coding sequences are from one Bradyrhizobium sp. WSM471 window:
- a CDS encoding ABC transporter permease — protein sequence MPLLLAYSWRNLQMRKFTNFLTATGMALVVFVYAAVLMLDSGLKRTLVATGEDTNVIFVRRSAEVEIQSLIDRLQARIIESQPEVIIGAEGAPLVSKEVAVLIARPRSKTKQASNILVRGVGPAVLAVRPQVRLAEGRMFRPGSDEIVMGGALAGRFEDLEIGSSLRFAHRDWKIVGRFDAGGSGFDSEIWCDNEQLMQSFRRDFFSSVTVRLADRSSFDALKARLESDPRLTIQAKRERVFYEEQSRLLSGFIRLLGITLSVMFSLGAVIGATITMYAAVASRMVEVGVLRALGFRRSRILMAFLVEALLLALVGWVVGLSFASLMMQVKITTLNWTSLSELAFRFVLTPGIVLRSLVFALVMGFLGGFLPAVRAARMKIVDALRVA from the coding sequence ATGCCGTTGCTGCTCGCCTACAGCTGGCGCAACCTGCAGATGCGCAAATTCACCAATTTTCTCACCGCGACAGGCATGGCCCTTGTGGTGTTTGTCTACGCTGCCGTGCTCATGCTTGACTCCGGACTCAAGCGAACTCTCGTCGCCACCGGCGAGGACACGAACGTCATTTTCGTACGCCGCTCCGCGGAAGTCGAGATCCAGAGCCTGATCGACCGTCTGCAGGCCAGGATCATCGAAAGCCAGCCCGAGGTGATCATCGGGGCCGAAGGCGCGCCGCTCGTATCGAAGGAAGTGGCTGTGCTGATCGCGCGGCCAAGAAGCAAGACCAAACAGGCGAGCAACATTTTGGTCCGCGGCGTTGGTCCAGCCGTTCTGGCTGTGCGTCCGCAGGTGCGGCTCGCGGAGGGACGCATGTTTCGCCCGGGATCGGACGAGATCGTAATGGGCGGAGCGCTCGCGGGGCGTTTCGAAGACCTCGAGATTGGATCAAGCCTCAGGTTCGCTCACCGCGACTGGAAGATCGTAGGCCGGTTCGACGCGGGGGGCAGCGGGTTCGACTCCGAGATCTGGTGCGATAACGAGCAGCTCATGCAGTCGTTTCGGCGAGACTTTTTCTCCTCGGTCACGGTGCGCCTCGCTGATCGCTCCAGCTTTGATGCGCTCAAGGCGCGCCTCGAATCGGATCCCCGCCTTACCATCCAAGCCAAACGCGAGCGCGTCTTCTATGAGGAGCAGTCCCGCCTGCTCTCCGGGTTCATTCGGCTGCTCGGGATCACGCTCTCGGTGATGTTCTCACTGGGCGCGGTCATTGGCGCGACGATAACGATGTACGCGGCCGTCGCCAGCCGCATGGTGGAGGTCGGGGTCCTGCGCGCGCTCGGATTTCGGCGCTCGCGGATCCTCATGGCTTTCCTTGTCGAGGCGCTGCTGCTCGCGCTCGTCGGCTGGGTGGTGGGGCTTTCGTTCGCATCGCTCATGATGCAGGTGAAGATAACGACGCTCAACTGGACGTCGCTCTCCGAGCTCGCATTTCGGTTTGTCCTGACGCCCGGGATCGTGCTGCGGTCGCTCGTCTTCGCGCTTGTGATGGGCTTTCTCGGCGGATTCCTGCCGGCTGTACGGGCCGCCCGCATGAAGATCGTTGACGCGCTACGCGTCGCTTGA
- a CDS encoding efflux RND transporter periplasmic adaptor subunit, whose amino-acid sequence MMSLPQTLSDGVPAASDLSALAIDRSAGSGRRSRLRRILVRVLLLAMLVGIGVGTWAWRRHAQIVVETAVIYSVYPSQALTLLNATGYVVAQRKASVASKATGRLEWLGVLEGSKVQEGEVIARLESSDTQAMRDQAAANVQVAEANLAQGRAELTQAEIAFRRSEALGEKNIISDSTRETAEARLAKARAAFAGYGAAIAAAQANLRVSDVAVGQTLIRAPFDGVVLTRHANVGDTITPFSQAVDTKGAVVTIADMDSLEVEADVAESSYLSIHVGQPVEIQLDAIPAERFEGVVSRMVPTVDRAKASTLVKIRFKQRDSRMLPEMSAKVAFLDRELAESERKPILAVPMAAVVEEGGRQQVYVVENGKARLQPVDLGMKVGDQIEVRDLKAGTRVVIRPPEDLVDGRAVKQATK is encoded by the coding sequence ATGATGTCTCTGCCCCAAACCCTGAGCGATGGCGTACCCGCCGCCTCCGATCTATCCGCGCTAGCGATCGACCGTAGCGCCGGCTCGGGGCGCCGCAGCCGATTGCGCCGCATCCTGGTGCGGGTACTTCTCCTCGCCATGCTTGTCGGCATTGGGGTCGGAACGTGGGCGTGGCGCCGGCATGCGCAGATCGTCGTCGAGACGGCGGTCATCTACTCCGTCTATCCATCACAAGCATTGACGCTGTTGAACGCGACCGGGTACGTCGTTGCGCAACGCAAGGCATCCGTCGCCTCGAAGGCGACAGGCCGTCTCGAGTGGCTGGGCGTACTCGAAGGCAGCAAGGTGCAGGAGGGTGAGGTGATCGCCCGGCTCGAGAGCAGCGACACGCAGGCGATGCGCGACCAGGCAGCCGCTAACGTGCAGGTTGCGGAAGCCAACCTCGCCCAGGGGCGGGCGGAGCTCACCCAAGCGGAAATCGCGTTCAGGCGCTCCGAGGCCCTCGGCGAGAAGAACATCATAAGCGACTCGACGCGCGAAACCGCTGAGGCACGCCTCGCCAAGGCGCGAGCAGCGTTTGCCGGTTACGGGGCCGCCATCGCCGCTGCGCAAGCCAATCTCCGTGTGTCCGACGTTGCCGTCGGCCAGACCCTTATCCGAGCGCCCTTCGACGGCGTTGTCCTCACGCGGCACGCCAACGTAGGCGACACGATCACACCGTTCTCGCAGGCGGTCGACACCAAGGGCGCGGTCGTCACCATTGCCGACATGGACTCGCTTGAAGTGGAGGCCGACGTGGCGGAGTCGTCGTACCTGAGCATCCATGTGGGGCAACCGGTGGAGATCCAGCTGGACGCTATCCCCGCCGAGCGCTTCGAGGGCGTGGTTAGCCGGATGGTCCCAACTGTGGATCGCGCCAAGGCGTCAACCCTCGTGAAGATCCGGTTCAAGCAGCGCGACTCGCGGATGCTTCCGGAAATGAGCGCAAAGGTGGCCTTCCTCGATCGTGAACTCGCCGAGTCAGAGCGCAAGCCTATTCTTGCAGTGCCGATGGCGGCCGTCGTTGAGGAGGGTGGACGACAGCAGGTCTACGTCGTCGAGAATGGCAAAGCCCGTCTGCAGCCTGTGGATCTCGGTATGAAGGTGGGCGACCAGATCGAGGTACGTGACCTAAAGGCCGGCACACGAGTGGTGATCCGACCGCCGGAGGATCTTGTTGATGGGCGCGCAGTCAAGCAGGCCACGAAGTGA
- a CDS encoding ABC transporter permease: protein MSQWLKLVARNVLRHRLRTSLTLFGLVVAILAFGVLQTVVDTWYAGVNGAVPSRLLTRNAMSFALPLPQAYHKRISAVDGVRRITYMNWFGGIYKDPKNFFPQFAIDAASYLDMHPEILVSDEVRRAFLRDRRGAIVGRKLADRYGFKPGNVIQLRGTIFPGNWEFVIDGVFDGRDPKTDTSHLYFRWDYLNETLRVRSKAQADQVGFFVVDVVSIDRVAEVSQAIDAVFRNSFAETLTETERTFQIGFVKQTEAMLISIRIVSFVVIFIILSVMANTMAMTARERLREYATLKAIGFSPGYVARLILGESVVIASIGGAIAIGLTPPVAAHLAVLSATLFPALIVSVSTVMLQALSALVVGALAAVFPMHRAARVSIVNGLRALG from the coding sequence ATGAGCCAATGGCTCAAGCTCGTGGCGCGCAACGTCTTGCGCCACCGGCTCCGCACGTCACTGACGCTCTTCGGGCTCGTTGTTGCGATTCTCGCCTTTGGTGTGCTCCAGACCGTCGTCGACACGTGGTACGCGGGGGTTAATGGCGCCGTTCCTTCGCGGCTGCTGACCCGCAACGCCATGTCTTTCGCACTGCCGCTGCCACAAGCATATCACAAGCGCATAAGCGCTGTCGACGGCGTGCGACGCATCACCTACATGAACTGGTTCGGCGGCATCTACAAGGATCCGAAGAATTTCTTCCCGCAGTTTGCGATCGACGCCGCGAGCTATCTCGATATGCACCCCGAGATCCTCGTTTCGGACGAGGTACGGCGCGCCTTCCTGCGCGACCGCCGCGGCGCGATCGTAGGACGCAAACTCGCCGACCGCTACGGCTTCAAGCCAGGCAATGTGATTCAGCTACGCGGGACGATTTTCCCCGGTAACTGGGAGTTCGTGATCGATGGCGTCTTTGACGGCCGAGACCCTAAAACCGACACCTCGCATCTTTACTTCCGCTGGGATTACCTGAACGAAACACTCCGTGTGCGTTCCAAGGCACAGGCTGACCAGGTTGGGTTCTTCGTCGTGGACGTCGTCAGCATTGACCGCGTCGCGGAAGTCAGTCAGGCAATCGACGCAGTGTTCCGGAACTCGTTTGCCGAGACGCTCACCGAGACTGAGCGCACTTTCCAGATCGGCTTCGTGAAGCAGACCGAAGCGATGCTCATTTCCATTCGGATCGTCTCATTCGTGGTTATCTTTATAATCTTGTCCGTTATGGCAAACACAATGGCGATGACGGCGCGCGAGCGACTCCGCGAGTATGCAACGCTGAAGGCCATTGGCTTCAGCCCCGGCTACGTGGCACGATTGATCCTTGGCGAATCCGTCGTGATAGCATCGATCGGTGGCGCGATCGCTATCGGGCTCACGCCCCCGGTTGCCGCGCACCTGGCCGTACTCTCCGCGACGCTCTTCCCAGCACTGATCGTGAGCGTCAGCACTGTCATGTTGCAGGCACTTTCGGCCTTGGTGGTCGGGGCCCTCGCCGCGGTATTTCCAATGCACCGGGCAGCACGTGTCAGCATCGTCAATGGTCTTCGGGCGTTGGGCTGA
- a CDS encoding integrase arm-type DNA-binding domain-containing protein gives MIVNGPTSKSWSYRYWKDGKERWHGLGSFKDVSLRDARLARDAARLRVRGDRSTAGVDIVQERRKEREETKAVETKEALSTFEECAEAYIRTNWSTWSEKHRDQWPSSLKRYAYPTIGKLTIPEIKPSHIHDLLKPIWVEKRETANRVRGRIETIIAKNVDIDDPDFRNPAEITRQLREKLPKRAKRVVRHHPALPYSEAPAFMKLLAGAPGTAAAMLRFLILAGCRTNEAVEAHWSEIDRPGSTWKIPGERMKDQDHHVPLTDPALSVLDGMRANDDEQSFDVVSA, from the coding sequence TTGATCGTCAACGGACCGACCTCGAAGAGCTGGTCCTATCGATATTGGAAAGACGGCAAGGAGCGTTGGCACGGCCTCGGCTCGTTCAAGGATGTGTCGTTAAGGGATGCGCGGCTGGCCCGAGATGCAGCCCGTCTGCGCGTGAGAGGCGATCGTAGCACCGCTGGCGTGGACATCGTCCAGGAGAGGCGAAAGGAACGCGAAGAAACGAAAGCCGTCGAAACAAAAGAGGCGTTATCGACTTTCGAGGAGTGCGCGGAAGCCTACATCCGGACGAACTGGTCGACCTGGAGCGAGAAGCATCGCGACCAGTGGCCGTCCTCGCTCAAGCGCTACGCTTATCCCACCATCGGCAAGCTGACCATCCCGGAGATCAAACCGAGTCACATCCACGACCTTCTGAAGCCAATCTGGGTAGAGAAGCGCGAGACTGCGAACCGCGTCCGCGGCCGAATTGAAACGATCATTGCGAAGAACGTCGATATCGACGATCCGGACTTCCGTAATCCGGCAGAGATCACAAGGCAGTTGCGCGAGAAGCTGCCAAAACGAGCCAAGCGGGTGGTTCGGCATCATCCGGCGTTGCCTTATTCCGAAGCGCCGGCCTTCATGAAGCTCCTTGCCGGCGCGCCCGGAACTGCCGCTGCCATGCTGCGCTTCTTAATCCTCGCGGGGTGTCGCACCAACGAGGCGGTCGAAGCGCATTGGTCTGAGATCGATCGGCCGGGCTCGACCTGGAAAATCCCCGGCGAACGAATGAAGGACCAGGACCACCACGTTCCCTTGACGGATCCGGCGCTGTCGGTCCTCGACGGTATGCGCGCGAACGACGATGAGCAAAGCTTCGACGTCGTTTCCGCTTAG
- a CDS encoding autotransporter domain-containing protein, translated as MHHRPVSRRHQRALSGKLGLGNRRALLASTAFTGAFIAVIAGHPGSALAACAVTVGPNTVTCNSTVTTNTTNTDAATASSVDRSQAFSAGPVSATINPGQTVSGYGLAISANGAGINVVNNGAVTTTQAVHALDISTSTGNIVYSGNGSASNTAGSGIGLNMNTNGAGTITMGTSGTPVTPNFQGSTAMQLIAASSINMTLNGGSLTTLSSFGDGALISGGDVSVALTGNGAIVNASGATAARGLDVFGTGTMTVTSNATIGGASAATSFGTGILAIATAGSGDVTVNQTGGTIFATNFGINASSGATGSGSVIVNTASGSAIALTDPAASGIDASTNGTGAVTVHQAGAITGGALGINAVIFNAANSRDITVTSSGTVDATFTGINAVTAGAGNINIMTSSTINGPFGGGIVANAVDGRITVNVNAGTVRGSAAGFLAPGIAATASGSGGATINIAAGATVTGSQFEGITVSGTNNVINNFGTISGFGGVRATGATTIVNAGTIASFSEGVRFDSAGSTLEMQGPNATLTGQVVGSGSDTIRFSGTGSNTFDASQIDAGWGLIDKTGSSNWALTGTSTTTAFVTVNGGTLSVNGDISSTGGVTVNAGATLGGIGTVSSTIINAGGSLAPGNSIGTLTVSGNLTFAGGGNYVVEVSPATADRTNVTGNATLAGTLRAIGTGGTYTPGTHYTVMNAAGTLSGSFGALAISGNFGVTRPHVEYDANNVYLVLDQALVSPFLINGTRNQVATAGAVDAAFLGGSGAFSALIGLTSPQLNAALDQLSGEVHASTVGTLANDSLAMRGAILGRLRQASYGGDIDSMAALSFGGSQTAFAAYAMESALAYGKSPIVTKAPMAPPRAISDTVFWAQGLGAWGTFNGDGNAASVRRDLAGYISGFDTRVGGTGRLGMAAGYTGSKNTLDGRGASNVDTAHIAGYGGWRFGSINLRGGGAYAFHTIDTDRLVNIVGFADRLTSRTDGSTGQIFGEIGYGVAFGKVALEPFAGAAWVRVHTDATAELGGPAALNVAAQTFETGYATLGGRAATFVPLAHDMTLIPRTTVAWQHAFNNVTPAAVMAFQVAPAPFTIAGVPVARDSLLAEAGFDLAIGRHITVGLSYVGQIGNTVTDHAAKGKFSWAF; from the coding sequence ATGCATCATCGACCAGTGTCACGGCGCCACCAGCGCGCCTTGAGCGGGAAGCTCGGCCTCGGCAACAGGCGCGCCCTGCTCGCCAGCACGGCCTTCACGGGCGCATTCATTGCCGTCATTGCCGGGCATCCCGGCAGCGCGCTCGCCGCCTGCGCCGTCACGGTGGGTCCCAACACAGTCACCTGCAACAGCACCGTCACGACCAACACCACGAATACCGACGCCGCAACGGCGTCGTCAGTCGACCGCTCGCAGGCATTCAGCGCGGGGCCCGTGAGCGCCACGATCAATCCGGGCCAGACGGTCAGCGGTTATGGACTTGCGATCAGCGCGAACGGTGCCGGCATCAACGTCGTCAACAACGGCGCCGTGACCACGACCCAGGCCGTGCACGCGCTCGACATCAGCACCAGCACCGGGAACATCGTTTATTCGGGCAACGGCAGCGCCAGCAATACGGCCGGCTCCGGCATCGGCCTCAACATGAACACCAACGGGGCCGGCACCATCACGATGGGGACGAGCGGAACTCCCGTCACGCCGAACTTCCAGGGATCGACGGCCATGCAGCTCATCGCGGCCAGCTCGATCAACATGACCCTGAACGGAGGCTCGCTGACGACGCTGTCGTCCTTCGGCGATGGCGCCCTGATCAGCGGCGGGGACGTCTCCGTCGCACTGACCGGCAACGGCGCCATCGTCAACGCGAGCGGCGCTACCGCGGCCAGAGGTCTCGACGTCTTCGGCACCGGGACCATGACCGTGACGTCGAATGCGACCATCGGCGGCGCCAGCGCCGCCACGTCGTTCGGCACCGGCATCCTCGCGATAGCGACCGCCGGCAGCGGCGACGTCACAGTCAATCAGACCGGTGGCACGATCTTCGCGACAAACTTCGGCATCAACGCGAGCAGCGGCGCCACGGGATCGGGCTCCGTCATCGTCAACACGGCGTCCGGCAGCGCGATCGCGCTCACCGATCCGGCGGCGAGCGGCATCGACGCCAGCACGAACGGCACCGGTGCCGTGACCGTGCACCAGGCTGGCGCGATCACGGGCGGCGCCCTCGGCATCAATGCCGTGATCTTCAACGCCGCCAATTCTCGCGACATCACCGTCACGAGCAGCGGCACGGTCGATGCTACATTCACAGGCATCAACGCCGTCACCGCGGGAGCCGGCAACATCAACATCATGACCTCAAGCACGATCAACGGCCCCTTCGGCGGCGGCATCGTCGCAAACGCGGTAGACGGCCGCATCACCGTGAACGTGAATGCCGGCACCGTCCGCGGCAGCGCCGCCGGCTTTCTCGCCCCAGGCATCGCGGCGACCGCATCCGGCAGCGGCGGCGCCACCATCAACATCGCGGCGGGCGCGACCGTCACCGGGTCTCAGTTCGAGGGCATCACGGTCAGCGGCACGAACAACGTGATCAACAATTTCGGCACCATCAGCGGATTCGGCGGTGTCCGTGCCACCGGCGCGACCACGATCGTCAATGCCGGCACGATCGCGAGTTTTTCCGAGGGGGTCCGGTTCGATAGCGCCGGCAGCACGTTGGAGATGCAAGGACCCAACGCCACTCTCACCGGCCAGGTCGTCGGCAGCGGCTCCGATACGATCCGTTTCTCCGGCACCGGCTCCAACACATTCGATGCTAGCCAGATCGACGCCGGCTGGGGGCTGATCGACAAGACAGGCTCCTCGAATTGGGCGCTGACCGGAACGTCGACGACAACCGCATTCGTGACGGTCAACGGCGGAACCTTGTCGGTCAACGGCGACATCAGCTCGACCGGCGGCGTCACGGTGAATGCCGGCGCCACGCTGGGCGGGATCGGCACGGTGTCGTCCACCATCATCAATGCCGGCGGCTCGCTTGCGCCCGGCAACTCGATCGGCACGCTCACGGTGAGCGGTAATCTGACCTTCGCCGGCGGCGGCAATTACGTGGTCGAGGTCTCGCCGGCCACGGCGGATCGCACCAACGTGACCGGCAACGCGACGCTCGCCGGCACGCTCCGCGCCATCGGCACCGGGGGAACCTACACGCCGGGCACGCACTACACCGTCATGAATGCAGCAGGCACGCTCAGCGGCAGCTTCGGCGCGCTGGCGATCTCGGGCAATTTCGGCGTTACGCGGCCGCACGTCGAATACGACGCCAACAACGTCTATCTCGTGCTTGATCAGGCGCTCGTCTCGCCCTTCCTGATCAACGGCACCCGCAACCAGGTCGCGACGGCGGGAGCGGTTGATGCCGCTTTCCTCGGCGGCAGCGGCGCATTCTCGGCGCTGATTGGCTTGACCTCGCCGCAACTCAACGCCGCGCTGGATCAGCTTTCGGGCGAGGTGCACGCCTCGACGGTCGGCACGCTGGCGAATGACAGCCTGGCGATGCGCGGCGCGATCCTGGGACGGCTGCGGCAGGCCTCGTATGGAGGCGACATCGACTCCATGGCCGCGCTGTCGTTCGGCGGATCGCAGACCGCGTTCGCCGCATACGCGATGGAGAGCGCACTCGCCTACGGCAAATCGCCGATTGTGACGAAGGCGCCGATGGCGCCGCCGCGAGCGATCTCCGACACCGTGTTCTGGGCCCAGGGATTGGGCGCCTGGGGCACTTTCAATGGCGATGGCAATGCAGCCAGCGTGCGGCGGGATCTTGCCGGCTACATCAGCGGCTTCGACACCCGCGTCGGCGGTACTGGTCGCCTCGGCATGGCGGCGGGCTATACCGGCAGCAAGAACACGCTTGACGGCCGCGGCGCCTCCAACGTCGACACCGCCCACATCGCCGGCTACGGCGGATGGCGGTTCGGCAGCATCAACCTGCGCGGCGGCGGCGCCTATGCGTTCCACACGATCGACACCGATCGGCTGGTGAACATCGTCGGCTTCGCTGATCGCCTGACCTCACGGACTGACGGCAGCACCGGGCAGATCTTCGGCGAGATCGGCTACGGCGTCGCATTCGGCAAGGTTGCGTTGGAGCCGTTTGCCGGGGCTGCCTGGGTGCGTGTGCACACCGATGCCACCGCCGAACTCGGCGGCCCGGCGGCGCTGAACGTTGCGGCGCAGACCTTCGAAACCGGCTATGCGACGCTCGGCGGGCGCGCCGCGACCTTCGTGCCGCTGGCGCACGACATGACGCTGATCCCCCGCACGACCGTCGCCTGGCAGCATGCATTCAACAACGTGACCCCGGCTGCCGTGATGGCGTTCCAGGTCGCCCCGGCCCCGTTCACGATCGCGGGTGTGCCGGTTGCGCGCGACTCGCTGCTCGCGGAGGCGGGCTTCGATCTTGCGATCGGCCGACACATCACGGTCGGCCTCTCCTATGTGGGTCAGATCGGCAACACGGTCACCGATCACGCCGCCAAGGGCAAATTCTCCTGGGCGTTCTGA
- a CDS encoding glycosyltransferase: MHGTRGDIEPAAAVARELQRRGHEINMAVPPNLVGFAESAGLSSVDSYGPDSQQQLEAEIFHDWFKLRNPIKVLRQAREYLTNGWAEMSETLTRLAVGSDLILSGTTYQEVAGNVAEAQGVPLAALHYFPVRANNHMLPVQLPPSLIEPLWSVAEWSHWRLLKPAYDEQRQTLGLPESKIRAVRRLVAYGALEIQAYDKVFFPGLEEQWGWKRPLVGAMTLESATHSDASVRSWIGADRPPIYFGFGSMPVDKPAETIALIINTCRELGERALICSGVLRLEGRTPTKDAMMVPSVNHAEFLPRCRAIVHHGGAGTTAASVRSGVPTLVLWVGADQPVWATQIKRLGVGTSRRFSTMTRETLHDDLRTVLGSRCAARAREVGNQMTPPTQSLTTTVALLERLAAKRA, encoded by the coding sequence GTGCACGGGACACGGGGAGACATCGAACCCGCCGCTGCCGTTGCACGCGAGTTGCAGCGCCGCGGTCATGAGATCAACATGGCCGTGCCTCCCAATCTCGTTGGGTTCGCTGAGTCGGCTGGCTTATCTTCGGTGGATTCTTACGGCCCGGATTCCCAACAGCAACTAGAGGCGGAGATTTTCCACGACTGGTTCAAGTTGCGCAATCCCATCAAGGTCCTGCGGCAGGCTCGAGAGTACCTCACCAACGGCTGGGCCGAAATGAGCGAGACTCTCACCAGGCTGGCAGTCGGCTCTGATTTGATACTCAGCGGAACGACTTATCAAGAGGTCGCCGGCAATGTGGCCGAGGCCCAAGGGGTCCCCCTTGCCGCCCTGCATTACTTCCCCGTCAGGGCGAATAATCACATGCTGCCGGTTCAATTGCCCCCGAGTTTGATCGAGCCCTTGTGGTCAGTCGCCGAGTGGTCGCACTGGCGCCTATTGAAGCCGGCCTACGATGAACAGCGTCAGACCTTGGGACTTCCGGAGTCCAAAATTCGTGCCGTGCGCCGACTCGTCGCCTATGGCGCGCTGGAGATTCAAGCCTACGACAAGGTGTTCTTTCCCGGGCTTGAGGAGCAATGGGGCTGGAAGAGACCTTTGGTCGGCGCGATGACCCTGGAATCCGCCACGCATTCCGACGCGTCCGTGCGTTCCTGGATCGGAGCTGACCGCCCGCCAATTTACTTCGGGTTCGGCAGCATGCCGGTCGACAAACCGGCCGAGACCATTGCGCTGATCATAAACACGTGTCGGGAGCTCGGCGAACGCGCGCTGATCTGTTCGGGAGTCTTGCGCCTTGAAGGCAGAACTCCCACGAAGGACGCCATGATGGTGCCTTCGGTCAACCACGCCGAGTTCTTACCGCGCTGCCGGGCCATCGTTCACCATGGCGGCGCCGGCACCACTGCCGCCAGCGTGCGATCCGGCGTCCCAACTCTTGTGCTCTGGGTGGGCGCCGACCAGCCGGTGTGGGCTACACAGATCAAACGCCTGGGGGTCGGCACCTCGCGTCGTTTCTCCACCATGACGCGGGAGACCCTTCACGATGACCTGCGGACCGTTCTCGGGTCACGATGCGCCGCTCGGGCGCGCGAGGTGGGCAATCAGATGACACCGCCGACCCAGAGCCTGACAACTACCGTAGCCCTCCTCGAACGGCTGGCCGCTAAGCGCGCGTGA
- a CDS encoding ABC transporter ATP-binding protein: protein MLIALRDVSKGYRRGGQIVPVLSKFTFDIRCNEFLALMGPSGSGKSTLLNLIAGIDSPDHGSIKVGGEDITRLPEADLADWRAANVGFIFQFYNLMPVLTALENVELPLTLTGLRRRERRDRAQLALSLVGLSDRVKHLPSELSGGQQQRVAIARAIVTDPTMLVADEPTGDLDRQSAEEVLGIMQRLNREMGKTIVMVTHDGRAAAHAKRIMHLEKGELSYLVEQRLE from the coding sequence GTGCTCATCGCGCTGCGCGACGTCAGCAAGGGCTACCGGCGCGGTGGGCAGATCGTCCCGGTCCTTTCTAAATTCACATTCGACATCCGTTGTAACGAGTTCCTCGCTTTGATGGGCCCGTCCGGATCGGGCAAGTCGACACTGCTCAACCTGATCGCCGGCATCGACAGTCCAGATCACGGCTCGATCAAGGTGGGTGGCGAGGACATCACGCGCCTCCCGGAAGCCGATCTCGCTGACTGGCGCGCGGCGAACGTGGGCTTCATATTCCAATTCTACAATCTGATGCCTGTGCTCACAGCGCTGGAGAACGTCGAGTTGCCTCTCACGCTCACCGGCCTAAGGCGGCGCGAACGCCGAGACCGCGCGCAACTCGCGCTCAGTCTCGTTGGCCTGAGCGATCGCGTCAAACATTTGCCCTCGGAACTCTCGGGCGGACAGCAGCAACGCGTGGCGATCGCGCGGGCGATCGTCACCGACCCGACGATGCTGGTGGCCGACGAGCCGACGGGCGACCTTGACCGGCAGTCCGCGGAGGAGGTGCTTGGAATTATGCAGCGGTTGAACCGCGAGATGGGCAAGACGATCGTGATGGTGACCCATGATGGCCGCGCGGCGGCGCATGCGAAGCGCATCATGCATCTGGAGAAGGGCGAGCTTTCTTACCTGGTGGAGCAGCGCCTTGAGTGA